A stretch of the Photobacterium toruni genome encodes the following:
- a CDS encoding GatB/YqeY domain-containing protein, giving the protein MTLIERLKSEQIAAMKAKNKPRLGAIRLVLAAIKQREVDEKITLSNDDVLVVLTKMVKQRRDSVAQYEAAGRQDLADIEHAEISVLAEFMPQPLSEDEISALMDEAIAATGAASMQDMGKVMGVLKPQIQGRADMGIVSKLVKIKLG; this is encoded by the coding sequence ATGACTCTTATTGAACGCCTAAAAAGCGAACAAATAGCGGCGATGAAGGCGAAAAATAAACCTCGTCTTGGTGCCATCCGTTTAGTTCTTGCTGCAATTAAACAACGCGAAGTTGACGAAAAGATCACTCTTTCCAACGACGACGTGTTAGTAGTATTAACAAAAATGGTGAAGCAACGTCGTGACTCTGTAGCCCAGTATGAAGCTGCAGGCCGTCAAGATCTTGCTGATATTGAACATGCTGAAATCAGTGTCTTAGCAGAATTTATGCCTCAACCATTAAGTGAAGATGAAATCTCTGCTTTGATGGATGAAGCTATTGCTGCAACAGGTGCTGCTAGCATGCAAGATATGGGCAAGGTCATGGGCGTACTGAAACCGCAAATTCAGGGTCGTGCCGATATGGGGATTGTTAGCAAGCTGGTGAAAATCAAGCTAGGCTAA
- the rpsU gene encoding 30S ribosomal protein S21 — translation MPVIKVRENEPFDVALRRFKRSCEKAGILSEVRRREHFEKPTTVRKRAKAAAVKRHLKKLARENARRVRLY, via the coding sequence ATGCCAGTAATCAAAGTACGTGAAAACGAACCGTTTGACGTAGCACTACGTCGTTTCAAGCGCTCTTGCGAAAAAGCAGGTATCCTTTCTGAAGTTCGTCGTCGTGAGCACTTCGAAAAGCCAACAACTGTACGTAAGCGTGCTAAAGCAGCGGCAGTTAAGCGTCACCTGAAGAAATTGGCTCGCGAAAACGCGCGTCGCGTTCGTCTGTACTAA
- the dnaG gene encoding DNA primase, with translation MAGKIPRSFIDDLISRHDIVDVIDARVKLKKQGKNFGACCPFHNEKTPSFSVSQEKQFYHCFGCGVHGNVLDFVMEYDRLEFVDAIEELASQLGLEVPREDDGTNTPRGPKAADKRNYYELMGQVSQFYQSQLRAQDAQIAVDYLKGRGLSGDIVKKFNIGFIPDQWDMVRTRFGRDNESQKALVNTGMLIENDQGRRYDRFRGRVMFPIHDRRGRVIGFGGRVLGDGTPKYLNSPETDIFHKGRELYGLYEVLQTHREPEKIMVVEGYMDVVALAQFGVDYAVASLGTATTGDHIQSLFRQTSTVVCCYDGDRAGREAAWRAMEQALPFLTDGRQLKFMFLPDGEDPDSCIRAEGKAQFEQRIDAATSLSAFLFNSLMLQIDTSSREGKAKLTTLAVPLIDKVPGGTLRLYLRELLGKKLGLPDEAQLQQLLSKHGQITKPVGQVQIKRTPMREVIALLIQHPHFVQQLKFDMDAFAGIELAGLNLLLSIVDKCRNNPNISTGQLLEYWRGTKNEAMMARLAAWELPLSNDEDNSLDVFLDAMDKIIIQCVNQQIEQLQTKSRTVGLSVEEKQELQLLTLNRPA, from the coding sequence ATGGCAGGAAAAATACCGCGTTCGTTTATTGATGATTTAATCTCTCGACATGATATTGTTGATGTTATTGACGCGCGAGTAAAACTCAAAAAGCAAGGTAAGAACTTTGGAGCCTGCTGTCCCTTCCATAATGAAAAAACGCCATCTTTTTCGGTAAGCCAAGAAAAACAGTTCTATCATTGTTTTGGGTGCGGTGTTCATGGCAACGTACTTGATTTCGTGATGGAGTATGATCGGTTAGAGTTTGTTGATGCCATTGAAGAGCTTGCTTCACAGTTAGGTTTAGAAGTGCCACGTGAAGATGATGGTACCAATACTCCTCGAGGCCCTAAAGCGGCAGACAAACGTAATTACTATGAACTCATGGGCCAAGTGTCACAGTTTTATCAATCACAATTACGCGCACAAGATGCTCAAATTGCCGTTGATTATCTCAAAGGACGTGGCTTATCGGGCGATATTGTAAAAAAATTCAATATCGGTTTTATTCCCGATCAATGGGACATGGTGCGCACTCGCTTTGGGCGTGATAATGAATCGCAAAAAGCACTTGTTAACACCGGAATGCTGATCGAAAATGATCAAGGTCGTCGTTATGACCGCTTTCGTGGACGAGTGATGTTTCCGATCCATGATCGCCGAGGACGTGTGATTGGTTTTGGTGGGCGCGTTTTAGGTGATGGTACACCTAAATACCTTAACTCACCGGAAACCGATATTTTCCATAAAGGTCGAGAACTTTATGGATTATATGAAGTATTACAAACCCACCGTGAACCTGAAAAAATCATGGTGGTTGAAGGTTATATGGATGTGGTAGCTTTAGCCCAATTTGGGGTTGATTATGCGGTCGCGTCTTTAGGAACCGCAACCACAGGCGATCATATTCAAAGCCTGTTCCGTCAAACTAGCACCGTTGTGTGTTGTTACGATGGCGATCGTGCGGGACGAGAAGCGGCATGGCGTGCGATGGAACAAGCATTGCCCTTTTTAACCGATGGCCGCCAATTGAAATTTATGTTTTTACCTGATGGCGAAGATCCAGATTCGTGTATTCGCGCCGAAGGAAAAGCACAATTTGAACAACGCATTGATGCCGCTACATCGCTATCAGCGTTTTTGTTTAATAGCTTAATGTTACAAATTGATACCAGTAGCCGTGAAGGTAAAGCGAAGTTAACTACGCTCGCCGTTCCCTTAATTGATAAAGTACCAGGTGGTACTCTACGGCTATACTTACGAGAGTTACTGGGAAAAAAACTCGGCTTACCCGATGAAGCACAATTACAGCAACTATTGTCAAAGCATGGTCAAATCACTAAACCAGTAGGTCAGGTGCAAATTAAACGCACCCCTATGCGAGAAGTTATCGCATTACTGATTCAGCACCCACACTTTGTACAACAGCTTAAATTCGATATGGACGCATTTGCTGGTATTGAGCTTGCAGGATTAAATTTATTGCTATCGATAGTTGATAAATGCCGAAACAATCCCAATATTAGCACAGGACAGCTTTTAGAATATTGGCGGGGCACTAAGAATGAAGCCATGATGGCACGACTTGCCGCGTGGGAGCTACCGTTGTCAAATGATGAAGACAACAGCCTCGATGTATTTTTAGACGCAATGGATAAAATTATTATTCAGTGTGTTAATCAACAAATTGAACAGTTGCAGACTAAATCAAGAACCGTCGGCTTATCAGTCGAAGAAAAGCAGGAATTACAGTTATTAACGCTGAATCGTCCTGCCTAA